Genomic DNA from Perca fluviatilis chromosome 12, GENO_Pfluv_1.0, whole genome shotgun sequence:
ACTGTTGCTGGTCGAGGTGGAGCTGATTTTAGCTACTTAGAGAGTTAAATTCACTATGTTCCCAACCTAGGGGTCTCATCCCCTCCAAAGTGTCATAAAATAAATCTAAGGGGTCATGAGATGATTAATGGGAGAGGATAGAAGAAAAAGCAACGTTCTGCCCATAGactattaatattaatggacaacgcatccggttcagcaaagtgctgcaaatgcggaagtgccttaaacctgcattctatctgaattccagcagggggcgacatgtgcagttgcaaaaggagtttggattctgtagaagtctatgagaaagttaCCCctcttctcacttgatttattacctcagtaaacattttcataatgtgtttatggtctcaatcactagttttatgtcttctgcaacacagaatgatgttcatttttttaattatggtctcATTGATTTTATAATCGCCagtaaagcagggggtgttttagggcgtggctatgatgtgattgccagtgaaagtgtgtaaggTAACAtagagtgtaagcagctcctccctcactcctccctctcgtctaaaatcgtcacatccgcaaccaggatgacTGCGCCCGTAGCGGCAAACTCGACGagtcatagcagatctccacaaacaatgggtgacgtcacacatgctctgtccactaatttacagtctatggttctgccacacaaatgtgaagcctttttttatattttctaaaaATTCTCTGAAATATTAAATATCCTTTGGACCTCAAACAGTTATTTAAtgaaaccatctgagaagcttAGAGGGGAAATGTCTCTTTGGTGGAACTGCATAGACATCTAAAACATGGAAAAGGACTCCCAACTTCATACTGATTTTTAAAAAAGAGGGCACCAACCATAAAGGTTGGGAACCCTTTGTATTTTATAATGCAATGAATTGTATTTCATCCGCTTATTATgggtttttaatgtaaaatcctAATTTGTAATCACCAGTAACCAGAGCTGTCAAACAACTGtaatggagtaaaagtataaagtagcatacaaTGAGAAATAAATCAAGTGTACTACAAGTACCTCACTTTGTacataagtacagtacttaagtagGCCAAAGTGTTCTTAGTAACTTTCCACCACCTGATTTAACCGTTTTGAAACCTCACCAGATGCCAGGAACAGGCCGCCGCCTGCTTTATACAAGCGATGGCTGGCGAACGGAGCAGCACAGATGATGAAGAACCCACCGAGCACTACAGCTGCCACACCAATGAGCATGAAGATGCTCCAGAAGCCCCTGTAGACTGGACAACAGAGATGTTAGCCAAGTGTcttatttaagaaaataaactCAATCTGTACAATGAGGCAAATCTCAATAGATAAACAGACACTTACTTATGGCTGAATCATACTCTGTTGCATTGTGGGTCTGATGAGACACGGGGAATGGGAAGAGGTAGGCGTGCATGCACACTTTTGAGTGAGGCTGATTtgctggagagagaaagaataaagcaACATAAAGATTAAACTTAATCTtacaagtaaacaaacacagtaaGAGGATATCACTTAAatactatatgtgtgtgtgtgtgtgtgtgtgtgtgtgtgtgtgtgtgtgtgtgtgtgtgtgtgtgtgtgtgtgtacgttgcAGACTGGTATACAACAAAATTTGACAACAGAGTGTCACAAAGTTATGATTATTATCCACTTTTTCTCTCATGTTTTTATCATCTTTCCTACTCTTTGCTCTCTTCTGTTCTACAGTATGGAAGTCCACAGACCCTCACAAGGTCCTTTCAGTGCCAAAGGCTGTTTCTGACAATGAACCACCATTCAAAGTCTCCATCAGAAAATAGACGATGCATACAATCACCTGACAAAACACCAGAATAACATCACATGGCACAGCCTCTAAACACATGAGAGGGTTTCTACCATTGTGGCGTCATACGCATTTTATAGACAGAATagcagcaaataaaaaaactgatttttattttgagtcattacagtgcattacttttcatagCTATATGTGCgcatggttcatgagaacagcctgaacaTTGACATACTGATAACATACAagataacatactgtacatttctttGTCTGTGAATAACTTTTTGGCACAAAAAAAGGATGCATGCATAGCACATATAACATATgaaacataaaatgttttctaataataagGATCTTTTTGCCTTAATCACATGTGTAAGCACAGTTTATAGCAAAAGGGAAGTATTTACCACTTCAATACTTATATCCCATTTCTCCATATTGGGTTTTAATAAGGTCAgatgaaaagaaacaaaatatttaaaggaATAAAATGAGTTGATTTTGCAATTATTCCCATCATTTTTCAAATATGAAGCAGTGGAAACAATGAGAAAGTTAAGCCAAAGTCAACAAAGCACAAGGGTTAGCTATCGGAGAAACAATATGTGTCCCACTTACTGAACCAGAGCTTCCACATCAGGTTGTCATCACCCAAGCTGCCTCCAAATGAACACCTCCAGAAAAACCCCTCATGGTATAGAGTGATATCACTAGGGCTCTCCTGCAGCAACACATCTCCACGCTGAAAGAAAGCGCAAAGGAAGGAATGGTGGCttattaataaatacatataatatacatatataaagtcTGCAGAATAGGGTTTGTATAAGCATAATTATTGATACACCCCATGGTATCTGTTGATGTAGTGAGGCAGGTGTACAGTGTGCTGCCACAGTGGCAGAGCAGCTGCTTAGTCAGGTCAAGGGTTGAGCTGAGCAAGCACCTCTAACCTCATACAGGTTTGGTTTGGTGCCGAGCTAGCGTGCAGGTCAAAGGTGTTCCCATTCAGGAAACACTCATCACAAGTGGTCAGTATTTTTGCACGTGAGCAAAAAACCTAAATGGATCCTGCACTTTTCACACTGTATCCCCCCTTTTGTATATGAGGTTATTGCTATGAAAATATAACTTATAttattaaatttaattaaattaaaaagattCTCACATTTTATGAATGTATACTATGTGCTACCACTTTGGTTTTATTGTGGTGTTATCATGTCTCGATTTTAGTTTCAGTGTCCACTATGAAAAGCTAGGTATGTTCTAGTCAGTGATATTTAATACAATACCATACCACTGGGACTACTGGTATTTGTATCTCTAGCATAGGGGCACAAGATATGTCTCAATCACTGCATTGCTGAACACACACTACATTAAACAGTGTCTGGTTACGTGAAGAAGTCCTGCAGGGATGCCTCTCCACCCTGCAGTTCATCTACTGAAAGAATGATTGGAGCAACTGATCACAGTTTCTAAAATAGTAGAAATGACTTTAATTCTAGTTTAAAGATCCACCATTAGACGGAATACGTTTTAGTATGAGGGTACAGAGTGCAACTTTACAATACAACATTTAAAGCTTAAATAGTgtacaaaataatagaattacTCTCTGTGGCCTAAGAACAGCTGACCGCATTTTAATTCCTGGGGTTACAAATATGAACTTTTTTCAACCTAAAAAACACATGATAAGTAATATTCATCAAGACATAAGAAAGACATAACAAATTATAACTGATCTTCCTCCTTgatctgctgctgtttcaagTCCAACACCCACCTCTATGGTCACACCACCCGGGCCAACAGATCCATCAGGGTTCGGGTGGCAACTCTCTGAGGCCAGCAGCCAGTAATCGGTTCCAAATGAAAGGAGGATGAACACAGCTGCCAACGCCCCAAAGAGCCCCGCAAAAAACAACGCCACACTAAGCCTCATGGTCCAGGATTGACCAGCCACTCAGCTACTGGATGATCACACTCAGTCTGCCTATCCCCTCTAACTACAGTAAGTGCATGTGACAAGCAGAGGCAGAAACAGTCACTCCTTGAAGTATATCCACTGAGTAAGATGTGTTCCAGCTGGTTTATGTTGTGACTGGATCTTgactcctctcctgtctctgtttgtgttatAGGAGGACAAGGTTGAGCACATGACTTCTTTGGACCCTGCTGGGGTCTGCAGTCAGCCCACCCTCCACACACCCTGGGCTATTTTGGGGGTCTGACTGAAGGCGGCTGCTCCACTCCATTGTGGGACTGAGTGTGTGAAGCAGTTGGAGTGTGTGAAGGGAGGGGATCAATGCAGAAATAACCGGTGGCAACTGGACACCCACCGTCTACACGGGAATGTCAGGGCAGGGTGAGACTGAAAGGACAGAAGAGGAGTATCCCACAACACCCTGCACAAAGCTACTGCCCCACTGGGACaacacacatgtaaacacacatacacacacaagtatcATTTCCTGCAAATGGGTGAGAtggaaattactgtaaatgtaCCTTTACAGTTGTATCACACTCCAAGAACACAAAGATAACTATCAACTGAAGCTTTATAAACAGTTTAAATGAGTCATTATTGAAATAATACTGATATTTCTCAAAAATCTATTTTctcaaaaataaattatatgaataaaacaaaaacaacaatattcCACATTAAAAATATTGGATACAGAACACACAAAAACCCTGTTTAAACTGTAAATCAGCACATCAATTCAAAAAGTCACCAGGGCCTTTACTGTAATACTTTTGTGGTCTTGACAACAAAAGACAGTATTCCATTTAATCATACGGTAATTTAGCTAATGCCACATAAATTAAAGTTTTGTTACTTAAACTGAAGTTATTTAAGTAGTATTTCAATAAATGTTTACAGTATAACCTAAAACAAAGAAGTTTAAAGTCTGATGTTGTGGTTAGTAACAGTCAGTGTGAGCTGAGGGGAAACACTTGTTTATTAGCATCTTAGGGGCACATTTAGCAGTGAGCCTACATATAGACACTGGCAACTTTACACACTGATGTGACCCAGGCTATCCTCAGTAGTACTCCACCCACATCCACTgttctgtagtgtgtgtgtgtgtgtgtgtgtgtgtgtgtgtgtgtgtgtgtgtgtgtgtgtgtgtgtgtgtgtgtgtgtgtgtgtgtgtgtgtgtgtgtttgttatatCCACTGTAAGTAACTATGTACActaacttaagtacaattttgaggcaCTTTTACTTTTCTTGAGTATTTAATGCTACTTTATACCTCTACTCCACTTCATTTCAGAGTGAAATATTGTTTTCTTCACTCCACTCACTCCATGCAAGTAAAgaatctgagtacttcttccaccactcgTTTAATATAAAATCGATTTATTCCTGTTGAGTTCTTCACTGAGCATGCACAATGGTACTAAGAAGTGTGACAAAAAGTAGTTTTGTTTCTAAAACTTGGCAAAAAAGACTAGAAAGTTTATTTGTTTAGGGTATGTGGTTACTTTGGCATCTGGTCCTTTGTCCTAGGTAATGGTGTCTTGTAAGCTCGTGTGGGCTGGGCATATTTTATTGTAGGCCTATGcatgacacaataataaaaatatattcattCATGCATTTCAAGGTGGCAAATAGTTTATGATAAGGATTGCTGATTAAGTATGTTATCAGTCACAAAGTACCTCCCTTTAAAATGAATCACGTGAACATGTTTAGGACTTTTATTAATATCTTATAAGAATGTAATTTAGACTTTTAAAGGTTATCttcttcacacagacacagtcttGAGTGAAGAGGTTGCTTGAGCTCTTCAAAGTGTCAGTGAAACACTTTCCTACACGTTCTTTTCTAAACTTACTAAATTATATTCTTTATTTTAGCACCATTACTCTGATCTAAAATGACTCAGAACTGGACTAATTATgaaataatagtaatatagcaTTTCCAGAATCATTGGATTCTTGTGATTAGGTGATTTTCATCATTGCAGTATTATTTTAAATTCAGTTTTCTGTAGTTTTAACTGTATTGCATTTGATCATCCAGTATGGAGTCACATAATGTAAACTTGAGTAGTTGTGGTATTGTTATACAACTGTTTAAATGCTGTAAGTGTATAATGTTTTTATACCGTAAGCCTAAATGTGTTACAGTACTTTTGCTGTAAACCAGAAATATAGTCTGTGGCAGCACTGTAGCCACGACGTTACTGTAGAAATCCTCCTTAAATTGCCGTTTGTGGCTGGACCTTATTCAATTAATTGTATCTAAAGGAATTCAGATAATGAATCTTTCAATTAATGATATAAAATTGGGTATTTTTCGCAATGATCATAATGATTTTGGCATTAACAATGTAATTCTGTTAAGTAAACATTTCATACACAAATGTCGTTTTTTCAAGATAAATCCTATATCACTCATTGGAGGAATGAGTTGAAACTTTTCTATAACTCTTTACTATTGATTAATAACAAGAATGCAGGGAAACTGGCTTCTTTTATAAACATTCTTATCGAATAATTGcccttttgatttatttttcttttgagtttgttaaattattttctttttttctttctttgtcagATATATCATGCCCCATGTTCTTTTGTTCGTTTATGTATATATCTTCTAAGATATGCTCAGTACGTTTGTAGTAAGATTGTATACTGTACCTGATTGAGTTGTACTTCTTctgttaattaaaataaaaattaaattaaataaaaaaaaaaaaaaacattgccgtTTGTAATGTGTTGAATGCCTCAGTTTGTCCAGCAGGTGGTGGAAAAGTAACTGCAATATCATTAAGTCTAactgaaaacaaaatataaagagGTTGGGAAAATATTCATCTGTGTTGATCATTCATTTgttatgtaaaatatataataaatgagtatcatattttaaaactgaaaaattaagaaaaaataaaattacaaataatatgtgtttatgatttttttttccctcaactGTTTAtgcatatatatttttattatttatttcagaaTATAGTTTACAAATATTCAGTCAACACAGTTCGTAATCAAATAAAGTTATACATAAATAAgtgcaaataatataatatgaaagtaagtatgaaagtaataaaataaacagaaaaataaaaagacaaagataCAAAGGTGAGAGACTTTCAAACTTGGTTAGTGATATAGACAGCAAGAGCTCTTAATCAAACAAACCTGAGTAGACATCAGAATATTAAGATAgatttcttattggataccaacttaagagactcaaagcatatgtcaaattcaacctggAAAAGTCTGAAGCATGTGGTTGATCTGGAAAATGTTTCCTTATGGATATGGAACTTACATAATAACATAGATTAAAAGAAGACATTTACAATATTACATAACTTTCTATCTTTACATTCAAAATAGATAATAACATGTTTCCCTTCAAGTATGTTTTGTTTTAGATAACATATCATTTTCAAAGCTTTTCCAgaatgtaatacaaaatgtcATCTGTTTATGAATAAGAATTTCCTGATTCAGGTCTGTGACGTCCACGGACGATACCAACTGTCAGAGCAGCCGCGGGGGGAGTCAGACCGAACAACACTGCAGTTCAACGCCTGAGAAATTAACCACGACTCGAACAGTCAGCTCCATCGCAGAACGTATACTATCTCTTTAAAACCCGCCGCTTTTTACACCTGACACATTTGTGGCGACGGATAAAATCGAGCAGGTTCTCATCACCCTCTGCATGTGAGAGACCCGCCGGGGACTGAGACGTGCCCTGTGTGTTTGGATAATTTACAGTCGAGCGGATGAGCGCTTCCGCTTTGGCTGTAGCCGTGCTGTCACAGCGGGACGATGAACATCCAGAAATGTAGCCCTTTATTTCAGAAACCAAGAGGACGGACGAGGATTATACAATGTATCTATGTGGTGGGCTTCATGGTGAGTAACTAACTGAGACTTGACTGAGTAAACTGTCAGGTCATGTTTTCATAACAATTTCACAATTCAGAGATCAGACACTTCCTTCTTGTTCAAACTGTACAAACATTGACCAAGGCGTCCTCAAGGTGTTTGCAGGGGATGTAAAATCATGAGTCATTATAGAAATAATACTGATATTTctcaaaaaaagtattttctcaaaaataaattatatgaataaaacaaatacaacaatattccacatttaaaatattggaTACAGAATACACAAAACCCCTGTTTAAACTGTAAATTAGCACATCAGTTCAAAGAGTCACCATGGCCTTTATACTGTAATACCTTTGTGGTCTTGATGTAAAATTAAAAGGTAATACTTTAAATGTTGCAAAGGAGGTCATCGAAGTGTAAGTCTGTTACATTTAAAGGGATGAGTGTTTATCATAGCCTTTACATATTGTCAGGATGTATTGATGTCTTCAACAGCGTGTTATAGCTTATATTCCCTTTACCTAAATCATACCCTTGCTTGCACAAAGCCCTAAAACACTGACCTCATACCTGTAGTAAGATATTAAATCTTCAAGCATGGTTTGTAAAAATGCATGTCTTAAGACGATTTCATGTTAAAAGTTAAATCTGATATCTGCAGACACACATTTCTTCTTCATCTGTAATAGCTACTGTTACCATATAACAGGTTTGACTGCAGACATCAGGAACATCATGTATTgcacagtgtaatgtaatgatTATTTAAAAAGTGCAAGGCCAGTATAAACTCAGCTTAGAGGAGCATACGTACATGGTGCCATTGTGGCATTTTCgaaaatgttttcttcttcAAGATGCATCAAAAATACTTCCTGACcactcaaaataaaaataaatgaatgttatGCATACATATGGTGTGtatattttgaaaaatgtcaccCTAAATGAATCCGGTGTGCAGCTACTAAATAAAGGAGATGTTATAGAACAAAGCAGGTTGTTTTGACACCTCTGAGTGTGTTGAGggccgcctcttaaaagcatcACTGTCagtaaaatactgtatgtgtgtggaccGATGCGTCCTTGAATTTAAGGACATGGCAAAGCAGTCATTCTTCAGAGAACTAGCTTTACATTTCAGTCTGCATATCTGGCTAAATGATCATCTGATTAAAGGTGACTAAAAGAATCCAGGCTGCTCAGATTTTTGGTAGACAAAAACTTGCTGGGGACAGTAATGCTACTGAACGTTAAGCAATTAGTGTAACGAGTAGTGTTAGAACACTGTATGAACTGCTGTGTGACTTCAATCAAGAGTTTGGCAAGAGCTGCTGCACTGATCTCAGCACTGCAGAAAAACAGGATGGGCGATGAGATTCTGAGGCTGCTGCAACTATCCTTAAACACACTTACATGTAAATGTTTCCTTCTGTTCAGAGGTTTCTGATAAAATCCTGATAATGATAACAGCTGGATACCTCTGGGCTCATTCCTGAATTCTTTCTTCTTTAGGACTTGTTTGGGGTGAGCATGATCATCCCGCTGCTGAGCCATCATGTGAAAGCTCTTGGAGCAAGTCCCACTGTGGCTGGTATTGTAGGTAAATATATTCATCATAGCTTAATTAGGCAGCAAGCTGATATGCTCTCAAGTCTTGTGATCAAATATTTGTCTGTTTGCCAGAGTTAATGCCAGCAGTGAGGCAGAtaatcaacatttttatttttggaggGAATGATTGTCATAAGGACACACAACTGCTAACAAAACAATTGCATTGTGCACAACATAGTATGTTTCCGACAGTAAATCAGTGCTGAAACAATACGTTTGTCATTTGCATGCGTTTTCTTATATTGCAGTGAGTTGAGCTCTCAGGGCCACCATAGTTTTGGACCCTTGGTTGGACCAAACAAGTCATTTGAATGTGTTAAATTGATGATACAAAATCATCGAAAAAGTGCTGTAATTGTAGGTATTTTGATTGTTGCATCTGAACACATGGTGTCTGCTCTGTGTATAGATTATGTATAGATCTTATATTACAAATGTGAATAAAACTAATATGAAACTGTTGCAGGATCTACATATGGGATCTTACAGCTCTTCTCAAGCACAATAGTTGTAAGTATtgactttgtttctctctgaaaaGTCTCTGTCTCTAAGCTCCATTCAGCCTCTCTCATTGACAAGGCATGCTCACAGTTAGTGGCCAAAGCAGTTGCATTCCATGTTCTCTCTGGTATTTCATGAAAACAATACACACTGGCTGTTTTAGGTTGGTTGTGGTTGCACAATACACCCAGTATCTGCACatccacacacaagctacagtACTCCTAGTTAGCACATATCACTCTTTTTGTATACAACTCCTGTGGCCTCACACAGAAATGCATTTTTTACCCATCCCCCTGACTGGTCACTAAGGAGATTTTTTATCTATACCTTTGGATGAAAAATCAAAGCTTTGATGATTAAAAACATGTCCAAGTTGTTACTCAAAAAATGCACAGTACTCTACAATAAGCATGGCATCTGACGCAGGATTCTCAGCTTTCCACGTCTTTCTCCTGCCGCCCACAGCTCCTGAAaattggtttaattttcagggGTCATGGGACAAATTAAACAGATAAGCAGTCATCTGTTTGTTCCCGTGTGAAGAATGGCTAAATACTTTTAAACGTAAGGACACGTGAACAGCTGGGTCTCTATAATAATCCCACCAGGCTACACCCAGTACACAGCAAACTCAATTGGTCCTAATTTCAttatttcactgtgtgtgtgtgtgtgtgtgtgtgtgtgtgtgtgtgtgtgtgtgtgtgtgtgtgtgtgtgtgtgtgtgtgtgtgtgtgtgtgtgtgtgtgtgtgtgtgtgtgtgtgtgtgtgtgtgtgtgtgtgtgtgtgtgtgtcagagcgaTAATCTAATAAAGGCTTATATGAACAGCTGCATGGTTAAGAGGAAAGGAGTTTTGGGATTCCTGCTTCATTTTATTATCTCCGTACACTACTTGTGTACAGAGATACTTTTCTCTGTTCGTCTCCATTTGTTGTGATTTGTCATTAATCCCAGATCAATGCATTAGGATTGAAGTTTAGGCCTCAACCCCACCCTGTTTCACAGGACTGTATAAAGATCCATAATCTCTCTTCTAAGAATCTTTTTAGAGAATGGGAAATTTAGTTTTGacttttgtttgtggttgtgtgtcaTTTCCTGTGTGTAATGGCAGGGCagctggagtgatgtggtgggACGGCGGTACTCTCTGCTGACCTGCCTGCTCCTGAgcgctctcggctacggcctgCTCGGAATGTCCACCAGCATCGCTTTGTTTGTCCTTGCACGGATTCCTGTGGGTAAGTCCCAAACTACACTAAAACTTTTTAactgaagacattttgacatgtcacagaaagaaaatcacaggtgtaaataaaaaaaaaatcaaatgatGGCTAATTTCCATTTAGCTTTTCattgtaatgttattagttacatctgtgcttttcctcctatgacaagtcaaaatttGTGCTGTGAAAAA
This window encodes:
- the tmem182a gene encoding transmembrane protein 182, giving the protein MRLSVALFFAGLFGALAAVFILLSFGTDYWLLASESCHPNPDGSVGPGGVTIERGDVLLQESPSDITLYHEGFFWRCSFGGSLGDDNLMWKLWFTNQPHSKVCMHAYLFPFPVSHQTHNATEYDSAIIYRGFWSIFMLIGVAAVVLGGFFIICAAPFASHRLYKAGGGLFLASGLFLLCVVVMYVLWVQVLDVVDLYIDHQRSTVCSDFQLSLNYGLSFMFAPVGIFFCLLAGLLFLLIGRTVQIHCH